One Ornithinicoccus hortensis genomic window, GATCGCGCACGCCTTCGCGACCGGCAAGCCCGCGGTCGTGGCGACCGCGACCCTCGCCCTCCAGGCCCAGATCGTGGACCGGGACCTGCCCCGGATCGCCGACGCGCTGCGTCCGGTCCTCGGCCGCCGCCCGACCTTCGCGCTGGTGAAGGGTCGGTCCAACTACCTGTGCCAGCACAAGCTGGTCGGCGGCTTCCCCGAGGAGGAGGACGAGGGGCTGCTCTCGGTCGGCGCCGTAGACCGGGAGGCCTCCCGGCTCGGCAAGGAGGTCACCAGGCTGCGGGAGTGGGCCGAGATCACCGAGTCCGGCGACCGCGACGAACTGGTGCCGGGCGTCAGCGCCCGTGCCTGGCGACAGGTATCCGTGTCGGCCCGGGAGTGCCTCGGCGCGACCAAGTGTCCCGTGGCCTCCGAGTGCTTCGTCGAGCTCTCCCGCGCCGCCGCGCGCGACGTCGACGTCGTGGTGACCAACCACAGCTTCATGGCCATCGACGCCTTCGAGGGCCGGCAGATGCTGCCGGACCACGACCTGCTGGTGATCGACGAGGCGCACGAGCTCACCGACCGGGTGACCTCGACGATCACCGACGAGCTGACCGCGGCCACCGTGGCCATCGCCGCCAAGCGCGCGGGCAAACTTGCCGACACCACCGCGCTGACCGAGGCCGCGGACACCGTGCAGGCGGTGCTCGACGAACTGCCCGAGGGACGGCTGCACGGTGTCCCGGACCGGCTGTCCATGGTCCTGGCTGGTGTCCGGGACGCGGCCCGCGGCCTGCAGACCGAGCTGAAACCGGAGTCGGGGGCGGACGGGGATGCGGGACGCCAGCTGGCCCGCGCCGCGATCGGTGAGGTGTTCGACACCGCCGAGCGGCTGCTGGAGGAGCGCGAGCTCGACGTGGCCTGGATCAGCAAGGACCCGCGCCGCGGCTCGGTGCTGCGGGTCGCGCCGATGAGCGTGGCGATGCTGCTGCGGGACAAGATCTTCGGCGAGCGCACCGTGGTGATGACCTCGGCCACCCTGGAGCTCGGCGGCACCTTCGACGCGGTCGCCGGCACCCTCGGGTTGCGTGGGGAGGGTGCCCCGGCCTGGCAGGGCCTGGACGTCGGTAGCCCGTTCGACTATCCGCAGCAGGCGATCGCGTATGTCGCCTCGCACCTGCCCCCGCCCGGGCGGGACGGGACCTCGGAGCAGGTGTTCGACGAGATCGAGGGCCTCGTCCGGGCCGCCGGCGGGCGAACCCTCGGCCTGTTCAGTTCGCGCCGGGCCGCCGAGGCGGCCGCGGAGCAGTTGCGCGACCGGCTCTCCGACACCGGCATCCGGGTGCTCTGCCAGGGGGATGACCAGATGCCCACGCTGGTGCGCGAGTTCGCCTCCGACGCCAGCACCTGCCTGTTCGGCACCATGTCGTTGTGGCAGGGCGTGGACGTGCCCGGGTCCGCCTGCCAGTTGGTGATCATCGACCGGATCCCGTTCCCGCGACCGGACGACCCGCTGTCCTCCGCGCGCTCCGAGGCGATCGGACGGATGGGCGGCAACGGGTTCATGGCGGTGTCCGCCACGCACGCCGCGCTCAAGCTCGCCCAGGGGGCCGGCCGACTGGTCCGGCGGGGTGACGACCGCGGGGTGGTCGCCTTCCTGGACTCGCGGATGATGAGTGCCCGCTACGCCGGGTTCCTCCAGCGCTCGCTGCCGCCGTTCTGGCCCACGGCCGACCGCGCGCTGGTCCTCGCGGCGCTGGCCCGGCTGGACGAGACCGCGGCCGACCCGCTCCCGGTGCAGCAGTCCGGACTGCGCGGCGTCGGGGGCGCCCCGAGCGCCGGGACGGGGACCACCGGGGACGCGGTGGACCACGTGCCCGGGCGGGCCGCGGCCGACGCGCGACCGGTCGCCGACCCGCCCCCGGTGGCCCGGTCCCCGCGCACCGCCGTCACGGGGGGCCACGCCTGGACCGCCGAGCAGGACGACGAGCTGCGGGACGGGGTCGAGGCGGGCCTCACCCTCGAGGAGTTGGCGGACCATCTGGAGCTGGCGCCCGACGTGGTCACCGCCCGGCTCAACCTGCTCGAGCTGGAGCTGGCCGACCCGGAGGACGATCCGACCCTGCTGCCCACCGACCCGGCGGCCGGGCCGACGGGGGGCTGAGGACCACCGGCGACACCGAGGGCCCGACCGTCATCCGGGTGACAGGTCCGGCACCGCTCAGAAGCGGGAGGAGCTCCCGGAGCCGCTGAAGCTGCCGCCGCTGCTGCTGAACCCCGAGGTCGAACCACCGGAGGAGGACGACGAGGCCGCCGAACGGGCCCGGTCCACCTCGTCCCTGCCGTTGGAGTAGCCGGTCCGGAAGGACTCGACCGAGTACCAGCGCCAGCCGGGGTCCACGGTGGTCAGGATGGTGACCGGCCCCCTGCGGTCCCGGCGCGCTTCGCGCATCGACCGGCCCATCATGTTCTGCTCGGAGGCCTCGTCGCTGTAGGACCTGGCCACAGCAGCGGCCAAGGTGTCCAGGTACCCACTGAGTTCGTCGCGGGTGGCCCGCAACCGGTCCAGGGCGTCGTCTGCGGTGATGGTCCGCTGGTCCAGCTGGCCACGCACCTCGTCCAACCCGGCGAGGGCCTCGGACGCGTACTCGCGCAGCTGCTGCCCCTCCGGGAGGCCGCGGGCGGAGTCCGGGAGGGTGCTGGAGAGTAGGCCCTCCACGCCCTCCAGGTCGCTGCGCAGCGGGTCGACCTGGCGGCTCCAGGCCTCGGGCCAGCTATTGTCCATGTTGAGCAGGACCGCGGTGTCGGCGATGACGTCGTCGAGTTCGTCCAAGGACACGGCCCGGTCCCGGTAGTCGGTGAGGGTCTGCACCGCGGCCGAGGAGTCGTACCTGCTCTCCGGGATGGCCTTGGCCTCGTTGCCGAGGTCGGTCAGCGCCCGGAACCCGGTCATGTAGGTGTCGAACCGCTTGAGCATCGCCCCGCCGTAACGCGACTCCTGCGGGATCAGCTTGGCGTTCATCTCGGTGGCCTCGTAGTCGCGCACCACGTTGGCCATGCTGTGGTCGCCGGCCGCCCGGGCGGCCCGGCTCTTGCTGTGCCGCCGCTGCCCGACCCCGACGTACACGCCGGCCCCCAGGAGGGTGGCCAGGGAGGCGATCAGGGCCATGACGCCACCACCGACGGTGCGGATCCACGGGGCGTTCATCTTCTGCGCGGCGGCCTCCACCCCGGTGATCGACCCCTCCGTCCACTGGCCGAGCCGGAACTCGTCCTTGGCGGCGTCCTGGATGTCCAGCTGGGTGCCCTCGCCGACCTTGCGGTCCTCACCGAAGTAGGTGCCGACCAGACGGCCCTCGGGGTCCACCCCGAAGATGAACAGGTTGTCCGCCCACTTCTGCTCGTCCTCGCTGAGCCAGTCCGGCCGGGTCTCCCGGGCATACGCCAGGACGGCGTCGTTGAGCGCATAGTCGTCGGTCAGCGCCTCCTGCCCACCCCGGTTGGTGAACACCGCGACCGTCGTCGGCTCGTAGAACCGGATGTCCTCGACGGCGGCCCGCAGGTCCGGCTCGTAGAGGATCCCGGCGGTGTCCTCCACCTGGATCTCGGTCGGCGCGTTGTCCGGCCCCGACACGGCGTAGAGACCGACGCTGCCGCCCACCACGCCCAGGCAGGCGAGGCCGCCCACCGCGAATCGCTGTCGCATCGACATACCCGTCCTGCCTTCCCGCGTCCGGCGGACGCGTCAACCGTTCGGTGTTCCGGGCCTGGGACGGCCCCGGGTCGGATGTGGTTCCCCCCGGCCCACCGACCATCCTCCCAGATGTCCGCCGGGTGGCGGTCGCGGCATGGGAGGCTGGCCCGGTGACTGAGCACGTGGCCCGGGTGGGACGGACCAGGCCCGCCCGCTATGCGGTCGGCATGTTCGGCACCTCGATCCCGATCAACCTGATCAAGGGATCGATGATCCTGTTCTACGTCGACCTGCTCGGGCTGGACGTCCGGCTGTACGGCATGGTGATGGTCGGCTACGCAGTCATCGACGCGGTCGACAACCCGGTCCTGGGGTTCCTGTCCGACCGGACCCGGACCCGGTGGGGACGGCGCCGACCCTGGTTGCTCGCGGGGGCGCCGCTGCTGGCGGTCAGCATGGTCGCGTTCTTCGCCCCACCGGCCACCCTGGACGGTGCCGGGCTGGTGATCTGGTTCACCGTCTTCGCGGTCCTGTGCGAGGCCTTCGACTCCCTCCTCAACGCCAACTACGGCGCCCTGCTGCCCGAGCTGTTCCCGCGGGAACGGGAACGCGCGGTCGCCAACTCGCTGCGCCAGGGGTTCCAGCTGATCGCCCTGGTGATCTCGCTGGCCGTCACCCCGGTGCTGACCACCCGGGTGTTCGGCACCGAGCACACCACCGAGGGCTTCACCACCACTGCGATCCTGTATGCAGTGCTCGCCTGCACCGTGATCGTCTACATGGCGGTGGGTGTCCGGGAGGACCCGCACCCGGTCGCGGAGGTGCGGCCCCGGCTGCTGGAGACCGCGCGGGTCATCGTGACCAACCCACGGTTCTGGCAGATCGGCCTCACCAGCGCCTGCTACCTCAGCGCGATGGGACTGGTGCTGACCGGGGTCCAGCTCTACGTGCGCTACTCGCTCGGCCTCCCGGTCGCCCACGCGCTGTACCTGCAGGGGGTCGTCATCCTGGCCTCGGTCGGCTTCCTCGCCGTGTGGACCCGCGTGGTCCGTGCCAAGGGCGCCCCCTACGTCTGGCGCGCGTCCTTCGTGGTGCTGGCGGTGAGCTTCGTCCCGCTGTTCGCCGCCGGCGGGCTGGTGACGGCCGCGCTGGCCGGCCTCGTGGTGGGCATCGGCTACGCCGGCATGCTGGCCAGCAACGACCTGGTGATCGCCCGGGTCCTGGACGAGGACGCCGCGGTCCACGGTCAGCACCGGGAGGGGATCTTCCTGGCCGCCTTCGGCTTCTTCGGCAGGCTGGGCGGCATCGTCACGGGGGCGGCGCTGGCCTCGCTGGCGATCTTCTTCGGCTACCAGTCCGGCGACGTCCCGGGGAGCCAACCCGACCTGGCGTGGCGGGTCTACGTCTGCGCCTACCCCTGCCTGCTCGCCACGGTCGGCGCGCTGGCCGCCTTCGCCATCGACGTCCCGGAGAACCGGCGCACCGCCGACCCCACGGCGGGGGACCCCACTCCCGGCGACTCCGCTCCCGGCGACGCGGCGCGGGGCTCCCTCGCGTGAGCCGGCGCCTGGTCCTCACCGCCGACGACCTGGGGCGGGAGGCCGCCGGCGTCGGGCCGGTGCTGGAACTGCTGGCGGGCGGACCGCTCACCGCGACCACGCTCATCCCGGTGGCGCCGGCCTCGGGGCAGGCGGCGCTCGCCTGCCGGGCGGCGGGCGTGCAGCCGCGCCTGCACGTGACGCTGACCAGCGAGGTCGGCCTCGCCGGGTGGCGGCCGCTGGGCGCCGACCACGGTTCGTTGACCGACCCGGCCGGCCTGCTGCATACCGACCCCCGGGTGCTGGAGGAGCGGGGCGAGGCTGCCGAGGTGCTCGCCGAGGTCGCCGCCCAGTGGGACTGGATGAGGGCACAGGGGCTGCGCCCGACCGGCCTCGACTCGCACGCCGGGACGCTCTACGGGCTGCACGGCAGCTCCTGGCTGGCGGGGGCGCTGCGGTTCTGCGCCGAGCAGGGGCTGGCCTTCCGGTTGCCGCGCGACCCCACCCTGTTCCTGGGGGAGGGGGCGGACGGGGCGCTCCTGGCGCGGCACGCGCAGGCCGTCCGGTATGCCGACACGTGGGGTGTGCGACTGCCCGCGGCGATCGTCTCGCGACGGGCGGAGGAGGCCAGGCGCGGCGGCTACCGGGCCCTGCGCGAGGACTACCTGAGACTGTTGGGCCGGTTGCCGGAGGGCACCAGCGAGCTGTTCCTCCACCCGGCCCCACCGGGCGCGGTCGCCGGCGCGGACGGGGAGGTGCGCGGCTGGGAGCTGCGCCTGCTGCGCGACCCGGTCTTCCACCGGGCGCTGGACACCGAGGCGCTGGAGTTGGTCGCCGGGTGGTAGGCGGCCGTCGTGCTCCTGCCCTCCGAGTGCCCGGCCGGCTCGACCGTCACCCGTCGGTGGGGTGGGGTTGCTCCGGCGGGGGCACCGGGCCCAGCAGCGCGTTGGCCCAGGCGCCGTGCACCGACTCGTCGTCGCTGGGGTGGAAGATGCCGGCCAGGACGTCGCGGTAGAGGCGGGACAGCTCGTGGGAGCTGAAGTAGGAGGAACCGCCGGAGGCGCGGATCGCCTTGGTCACCACCGACAGCGCCGTCTCGCTGGCCCGGGACTTCACGGCGGACAGCTGCGGCATCCAGATCGGTCCGCGGTCGACGCCCTCGTCGACGTCCCGGGCGAGCGCGGCGATCTGCGGGTGGATCGCGTCGAGCTCGATCGCCGCGTCGGCCAGGCGCCACCGGATGTCGGGGTCGTGCGCGTAGGGGGTGCCACCGTTCTTCATCGAGGTGCGCCGCTGCACCACGTCGACCGCCACGTCGAGCGCGCGCTGGGCGATCCCGGTGTAGACCGAGGCGAGCAGGAGCTCGAAGTTGGCGAAGATGCCGAACACGAACGGGTCGGCGGTCGGGCCCGGCGGGATCCGCCGGATGACCCGGTCCGCGGGGGCGTGCGCGCCGTCCAGCACGGTCGTGCGGGACTGGCTGCCCCGCATACCCATGGTGTCCCAGTCGTCCTTGACCTCGAACCCGCCGCCGTCGCGGGTGACGAAGCCGAAGACCGACATCGGCTCGGCTCCGGTGCTGTCGGTGCCGAAGGTGCCCAACCGGGTCCAGGCGGGCGCGAGCGAGGTGAAGATCTTGGTCCCGTGGAAGGAGAAGCCGCCCGCGCCGTCCGGCCGGGCCTCGGTGCGCGAGCCGAAGAGCACCAGGTCGTTGCCGGCCTCGGAGATCCCGAAGCCGAACACCTCACCGGCGACGGCGTCCGCGAACGCCCAGTCCATCGAGTTGTCACCGGTCGCCTGCACGGTCCGGGCCACGCCCATCCACACCTGGTGCATGTTGACCGACAGCGCGGTGGCCGGTGCGGCCCCGGCCAGGCGTTGCTGCTCCCGGGTCATCTCCTCCAGGGTCAGCCCCAGCCCGCCGAACTCGGTCGGCACCATGGCGCGCAGGTAGCCGGCCTCGGCGAGCTCGGCCAGGTCCTCGTCGGGAAAGCCGTTGTCCCGGTCGATCTGGGCGGCCCGGCCTCGGATCCGCTCGAGCAGGTCTACGGTGAGCACGGTGCGGGGGGCGGGCATCGGCATACTCCTCGTCGTCGGGGGAACGGTCGGTGGGACGTGTCGTGGGGAGGTCGGCACCGTCCAGGTCAGGGCACCCGGTAGGTCCACTCGGGGGTCAGGAACTTGGTCTCGGTCAGCTCGCGCGCGGCCGCGAGCTCGGCCTCGGTGTAGTCGCTGTCGGTGGTGTCGTAGCGGCCCCGGAAGTGGTCCAGGAAGGCCGCGATCACCTGGTCCCGGGCCATCCCGGTCTGGGACCGCATCGGGTCGACCCGTTTGTTGGCGCTCTTGGTGCCCTTGTCCGACAGCTTCTCCCGGCCGGTGCGCAACACCTCGAGCATCTTGTCGGCGTCGATGTCGTAGGCCATCGTCACGTGGTGCAGGACCGTGCCGGAGGCGAACCGCTTCTGTGCCGCGCCGGCGATCTTGCCCTTGTCGGAGGCGATGTCGTTGAGCGGGACGTAGCGTGCGGTCACCCCCACGTCGGCGAGCGCACCGAGCACCCAGTCGTCCAGGAAGGCGTAGGACTGCTCGAAGGTCAGCCCCTCGACCAGGGACGCCGGCACCACCAGGGAGTAGGTGATGCAGTTGCCGGGCTCCATGAACATCGCGCCGCCGCCGGAGATCCGTCGGGCGACCCGGATGCCGTGGCGCCGGGCCCCGTCCTCGTCCACCTCGTTGCGCACCGACTGGAACGAGCCGATGACCACGAGCGAGGAGTCCCAGTCCCAGATCCGCAGCACCGGTGGCCGCCGCCCGGCCGCGACCTCCTGGGGGAGCACCTCGTCCAGCGCCATGTGCATGACGGGGTCCATCGCGACGGGGCCGATGACGTCGAGGGTGTGGTCCCCCCACCCGGTGGCCTTGCCCAGCGCCCGGCGCACCGCGATGCCCACCGCCGTGGCGGAGAAGCCGATCAGCGCCACGGAGTCGTCGAGCGCCCCCTCGATGGCGGCGGCCAGCCCGTCGGCCTTGGTGTCGGCCGGCATCCCGGTCAGTGCCGAGTCGATGTCCTCCAGGGCGGTGTCGGGTTCGAGGAAGAAGTCGCCCGAGACGTGGACGTCGGCCAGCCGGTCGTCCACCACCTCGAGCTCGACGACGACGAGCTTGCCTCCGGGAACCTTGTACTCACCGCGCATCCGCCCAACCTACTCACCGGCCACGGGCCGGGGTCGTGGGGGACCGGGGAGGACGGTGGTGGCCAGGATCACCGTCGCCGGACTGGAACCCGCCGGCGCGTCCCGGGATACTGCAGGGAGGGCCCTGACGGGGGCTCCCGGACGAGGCACGCCGTACCCGGAACGCGACAAGACGGTGTCCGAGGAGATGTCATGGCGTGGATCGTGTTGGTCGTGTCGGGGATGTTCGAGGCCGTGTGGGCGGTCGCGCTGAGCGCCTCGGACGGGTTCACCAGGCTGGTGCCCTCGCTGGTGTTCGCTGGCGCGCTGGTCGTGAGTATGGGAGGGCTGGCCTATGCGATGAAGACGCTGCCGGTCGGCACCTCGTATGCCGTGTGGGTGGGGATCGGGGCCACGCTGGCGGTGGCCTACGGCATGGCGACGGGGGCCGAGACGGTGTCGGTGCTCAAGGTCGTGCTGCTGCTCGGCATCGTCGGCTGCGTGGTAGGACTGAAGCTCGTCCACTGACCGCTGGGGTGTCCCGCCGGTGGACGGGGGACGCGGGTGTCGGGAGGCCGTGGCAGGCTGGCCCCGTGAGACAGACGGAGCTCGTGGGTCGGACGGAGTCGGCGCGGTGACGGGGGCCGGTGCCCCGCTGGTGCTGGTGCAGGGGCCGGAGGAGATCCTGGCCGAGCGGGCGGTCGACGGTGTGCTGCGGACGCTGCGCGAGCGCGAGCCCGAGGTGGACGTGGTGCGCCTGCACGCGTCCTCCTACGAGCCCGGGTCGTTGGCGGTGCACGCCAGCCCGTCCCTGTTCGGCGGGTGGACCGCGATCGTGGTGCACGACATGGACGAGGGCGACGACGACTTGGTCGAGGACCTGTTCGCGATGGTCTCGGCGCCCGAGGACGGCGTGACCCTGGTCGTGCGGCACAAGAGCGGCACCCGCGGCAAGAAGGTGCTGGACCTGATGAAGAAGTCCGGTGCCCGGGTGATCGAGGCCAAGGCGCTGAAGACGGAGAAGGACAAGATCGGCTTCGTCCGGCAGGAGTTCCGGGACGCCAAGCGGAGCATCGGGGACGCGGCCGTCCAGACGCTGGTGCACGCCGTGGGCAAGGACGTGCGGGAGCTGGCCGTGGCCTCGGCGCAGCTGATCCGGGACACCACCGGCACGGTCGACGAGGAGACCGTGCACCTCTACTACGGCGACAAGGTCGAGACCACCGGCTTCAAGGTGGCCGAGGCGGCGCTGGCCGGCGACCAGGCCGAGGCGCTGCGCCTGTTGCGGCACGCCCTCGCCGGCGGGCTGGACCCGGTGCCGTTGATCGCGGTGCTCGCGATGCAGCTGCGCCAGGTGGGCCGGGTGGCCGCGGCCGGACGGGGCAACCCCGGCGCCCTCGCCCGGGACCTGGGGATGGCCCCCTGGCAGGTCGAGCAGGCGCAGCGCACCGCGCGCGGCTGGGACGGCCAACGGCTGGGACGGGCGA contains:
- a CDS encoding ATP-dependent DNA helicase yields the protein MPSDLDTLLHAAVTAVGGTERPGQVQMANAVRDAVEDERHLLVQAGTGTGKSLAYLVPAIAHAFATGKPAVVATATLALQAQIVDRDLPRIADALRPVLGRRPTFALVKGRSNYLCQHKLVGGFPEEEDEGLLSVGAVDREASRLGKEVTRLREWAEITESGDRDELVPGVSARAWRQVSVSARECLGATKCPVASECFVELSRAAARDVDVVVTNHSFMAIDAFEGRQMLPDHDLLVIDEAHELTDRVTSTITDELTAATVAIAAKRAGKLADTTALTEAADTVQAVLDELPEGRLHGVPDRLSMVLAGVRDAARGLQTELKPESGADGDAGRQLARAAIGEVFDTAERLLEERELDVAWISKDPRRGSVLRVAPMSVAMLLRDKIFGERTVVMTSATLELGGTFDAVAGTLGLRGEGAPAWQGLDVGSPFDYPQQAIAYVASHLPPPGRDGTSEQVFDEIEGLVRAAGGRTLGLFSSRRAAEAAAEQLRDRLSDTGIRVLCQGDDQMPTLVREFASDASTCLFGTMSLWQGVDVPGSACQLVIIDRIPFPRPDDPLSSARSEAIGRMGGNGFMAVSATHAALKLAQGAGRLVRRGDDRGVVAFLDSRMMSARYAGFLQRSLPPFWPTADRALVLAALARLDETAADPLPVQQSGLRGVGGAPSAGTGTTGDAVDHVPGRAAADARPVADPPPVARSPRTAVTGGHAWTAEQDDELRDGVEAGLTLEELADHLELAPDVVTARLNLLELELADPEDDPTLLPTDPAAGPTGG
- a CDS encoding DUF5129 domain-containing protein, with product MRQRFAVGGLACLGVVGGSVGLYAVSGPDNAPTEIQVEDTAGILYEPDLRAAVEDIRFYEPTTVAVFTNRGGQEALTDDYALNDAVLAYARETRPDWLSEDEQKWADNLFIFGVDPEGRLVGTYFGEDRKVGEGTQLDIQDAAKDEFRLGQWTEGSITGVEAAAQKMNAPWIRTVGGGVMALIASLATLLGAGVYVGVGQRRHSKSRAARAAGDHSMANVVRDYEATEMNAKLIPQESRYGGAMLKRFDTYMTGFRALTDLGNEAKAIPESRYDSSAAVQTLTDYRDRAVSLDELDDVIADTAVLLNMDNSWPEAWSRQVDPLRSDLEGVEGLLSSTLPDSARGLPEGQQLREYASEALAGLDEVRGQLDQRTITADDALDRLRATRDELSGYLDTLAAAVARSYSDEASEQNMMGRSMREARRDRRGPVTILTTVDPGWRWYSVESFRTGYSNGRDEVDRARSAASSSSSGGSTSGFSSSGGSFSGSGSSSRF
- a CDS encoding MFS transporter, with amino-acid sequence MTEHVARVGRTRPARYAVGMFGTSIPINLIKGSMILFYVDLLGLDVRLYGMVMVGYAVIDAVDNPVLGFLSDRTRTRWGRRRPWLLAGAPLLAVSMVAFFAPPATLDGAGLVIWFTVFAVLCEAFDSLLNANYGALLPELFPRERERAVANSLRQGFQLIALVISLAVTPVLTTRVFGTEHTTEGFTTTAILYAVLACTVIVYMAVGVREDPHPVAEVRPRLLETARVIVTNPRFWQIGLTSACYLSAMGLVLTGVQLYVRYSLGLPVAHALYLQGVVILASVGFLAVWTRVVRAKGAPYVWRASFVVLAVSFVPLFAAGGLVTAALAGLVVGIGYAGMLASNDLVIARVLDEDAAVHGQHREGIFLAAFGFFGRLGGIVTGAALASLAIFFGYQSGDVPGSQPDLAWRVYVCAYPCLLATVGALAAFAIDVPENRRTADPTAGDPTPGDSAPGDAARGSLA
- a CDS encoding ChbG/HpnK family deacetylase, which gives rise to MSRRLVLTADDLGREAAGVGPVLELLAGGPLTATTLIPVAPASGQAALACRAAGVQPRLHVTLTSEVGLAGWRPLGADHGSLTDPAGLLHTDPRVLEERGEAAEVLAEVAAQWDWMRAQGLRPTGLDSHAGTLYGLHGSSWLAGALRFCAEQGLAFRLPRDPTLFLGEGADGALLARHAQAVRYADTWGVRLPAAIVSRRAEEARRGGYRALREDYLRLLGRLPEGTSELFLHPAPPGAVAGADGEVRGWELRLLRDPVFHRALDTEALELVAGW
- a CDS encoding acyl-CoA dehydrogenase family protein — protein: MPAPRTVLTVDLLERIRGRAAQIDRDNGFPDEDLAELAEAGYLRAMVPTEFGGLGLTLEEMTREQQRLAGAAPATALSVNMHQVWMGVARTVQATGDNSMDWAFADAVAGEVFGFGISEAGNDLVLFGSRTEARPDGAGGFSFHGTKIFTSLAPAWTRLGTFGTDSTGAEPMSVFGFVTRDGGGFEVKDDWDTMGMRGSQSRTTVLDGAHAPADRVIRRIPPGPTADPFVFGIFANFELLLASVYTGIAQRALDVAVDVVQRRTSMKNGGTPYAHDPDIRWRLADAAIELDAIHPQIAALARDVDEGVDRGPIWMPQLSAVKSRASETALSVVTKAIRASGGSSYFSSHELSRLYRDVLAGIFHPSDDESVHGAWANALLGPVPPPEQPHPTDG
- a CDS encoding lipoate--protein ligase family protein; its protein translation is MRGEYKVPGGKLVVVELEVVDDRLADVHVSGDFFLEPDTALEDIDSALTGMPADTKADGLAAAIEGALDDSVALIGFSATAVGIAVRRALGKATGWGDHTLDVIGPVAMDPVMHMALDEVLPQEVAAGRRPPVLRIWDWDSSLVVIGSFQSVRNEVDEDGARRHGIRVARRISGGGAMFMEPGNCITYSLVVPASLVEGLTFEQSYAFLDDWVLGALADVGVTARYVPLNDIASDKGKIAGAAQKRFASGTVLHHVTMAYDIDADKMLEVLRTGREKLSDKGTKSANKRVDPMRSQTGMARDQVIAAFLDHFRGRYDTTDSDYTEAELAAARELTETKFLTPEWTYRVP
- a CDS encoding DMT family transporter, with product MAWIVLVVSGMFEAVWAVALSASDGFTRLVPSLVFAGALVVSMGGLAYAMKTLPVGTSYAVWVGIGATLAVAYGMATGAETVSVLKVVLLLGIVGCVVGLKLVH
- the holA gene encoding DNA polymerase III subunit delta; the protein is MTGAGAPLVLVQGPEEILAERAVDGVLRTLREREPEVDVVRLHASSYEPGSLAVHASPSLFGGWTAIVVHDMDEGDDDLVEDLFAMVSAPEDGVTLVVRHKSGTRGKKVLDLMKKSGARVIEAKALKTEKDKIGFVRQEFRDAKRSIGDAAVQTLVHAVGKDVRELAVASAQLIRDTTGTVDEETVHLYYGDKVETTGFKVAEAALAGDQAEALRLLRHALAGGLDPVPLIAVLAMQLRQVGRVAAAGRGNPGALARDLGMAPWQVEQAQRTARGWDGQRLGRAIQAVAAADVEVKGGVRTGTAVARDPEYAVERAVLTVCRERAAG